A genomic window from Solanum dulcamara chromosome 11, daSolDulc1.2, whole genome shotgun sequence includes:
- the LOC129872868 gene encoding BTB/POZ domain-containing protein SR1IP1-like, translated as MSTKKDDLLSSAMKRTSEWIFSQEIPSDVTVNAGGTSFTLHKFPLVSKSGYIRKLVSESNDADVSTIEIPDIPGGGEAFELAAKFCYGINFEISTENIAVLRCAAEYLEMTEDYAVGNLVERTEAYFNVVASKSLAGAVTILHSSENLLPIAEKVKLVSRCIDTIAYIACKDNQFSTSGRAEAGIHGLTSSTFSNPKPIVDCWSEDLTALRIDFFQRVLIAMMGRGFKQYALGPILMLYAQKSLRGLEIFGKGKKKIEPKQEHEKRVVLETIVSLLPREKNALSVSFLSMLLRAAIYLETTIACRLDLEKRMALQLGQAVLDDLLIPSCSFTGDTLYDVETLQRIMMNFLDNEMEGNRLGDEEYHVSPSLSDMERVGKLMENYLAEISSDRNLSVTNFINLAEVIPEQARVTEDGMYRAIDIYLKAHPALSDIERKKVCGVMDCQKLSREACAHAAQNDRLPVQTVVQVLYYEQQRLHDGSQLVATEPPALVPSKMNHQFSTTPVSDEVSILKRENQELKFELLKMKARLTEIEKPSSNRSATSSPLVITHPSAAKPPLPRKSNFMSSVSKKLGRFIRADGLTQGKARNKPSKDRRHSIS; from the exons ATGTCCACTAAAAAGGATGACCTTCTTTCCTCTGCTATGAAGAGGACCTCTGAATG GATTTTCTCCCAAGAGATCCCAAGTGATGTTACTGTAAATGCAGGAGGAACCTCCTTTACACTGCACAAG TTCCCATTAGTTTCGAAGAGTGGATACATAAGAAAGTTGGTCTCAGAATCCAATGATGCTGATGTTTCTACGATCGAAATCCCTGATATACCCGGTGGAGGAGAGGCATTTGAACTTGCAGCAAAGTTTTGTTATGGAATAAATTTTGAGATAAGCACAGAAAACATAGCCGTGCTGAGGTGCGCTGCGGAATATCTTGAGATGACAGAAGACTATGCAGTTGGAAATTTGGTGGAAAGAACTGAGGCCTATTTTAATGTAGTAGCTAGTAAGAGCCTTGCTGGTGCAGTTACGATTTTGCATTCATCAGAAAACCTTCTTCCTATTGCAGAGAAAGTAAAATTGGTGAGCCGATGCATAGACACAATTGCATATATAGCCTGCAAGGATAACCAATTCTCCACATCAGGTAGAGCAGAAGCTGGTATCCACGGATTGACCTCCTCCACATTTTCAAACCCGAAGCCTATAGTTGACTGTTGGTCTGAAGATTTAACCgcccttagaattgatttttTCCAAAGGGTTCTGATTGCAATGATGGGAAGGGGATTCAAGCAGTATGCACTTGGACCAATATTAATGCTCTATGCACAGAAGTCTCTTCGAGGTTTG GAAATATTTGGAAAGGGAAAGAAAAAGATTGAACCAAAACAAGAACATGAAAAGAGGGTTGTTTTAGAAACCATCGTTAGTCTTCTGCCAAGGGAGAAAAATGCATTGTCGGTTAGCTTTCTGTCAATGCTGCTCCGAGCTGCAATATATCTGGAAACCACAATTGCTTGCAGGCTTGACTTGGAGAAGAGGATGGCATTGCAGCTTGGACAGGCTGTATTGGATGATCTGTTAATTCCTTCATGTTCCTTCACAGGGGACACCTTATATGATGTTGAAACCTTGCAGCGTATCATGATGAATTTTCTTGACAATGAAATGGAGGGAAATCGATTGGGAGATGAAGAGTATCACGTCTCTCCTTCATTAAGTGACATGGAGCGGGTTGGGAAACTTATGGAAAATTACCTTGCTGAAATATCCTCTGACCGTAATCTATCTGTCACAAACTTCATTAATCTTGCTGAAGTCATCCCAGAGCAAGCAAGGGTCACTGAAGATGGGATGTACAGGGCCATTGACATTTATTTGAAG GCACATCCAGCCCTAAGCGACATAGAAAGAAAAAAGGTTTGCGGTGTTATGGACTGTCAAAAACTATCTCGAGAAGCTTGTGCTCATGCTGCTCAAAATGATAGGCTCCCTGTTCAAACAGTTGTACAAGTACTTTACTACGAGCAGCAACGTCTTCACGATGGGAGCCAGCTTGTAGCAACTGAACCTCCTGCTCTTGTTCCTTCCAAAATGAATCATCAATTCTCTACTACCCCTGTTTCAGACGAGGTCTCGATTCTAAAACGAGAAAATCAGGAGCTGAAATTTGAGCTGCTGAAAATGAAGGCGAGGTTGACAGAAATTGAAAAACCGAGTTCAAACAGATCAGCTACAAGCAGCCCTTTGGTCATCACTCATCCATCTGCTGCTAAACCTCCTTTGCCAAGAAAATCTAACTTCATGAGCTCAGTATCGAAAAAGCTCGGAAGATTTATTAGAGCTGATGGACTAACGCAAGGCAAAGCCCGAAATAAACCAAGTAAAGATAGACGTCATTCCATATCGTGA
- the LOC129874796 gene encoding peroxidase 51-like yields the protein MGRLNLLMSVLLSIFSVSIVLMPNLASAQLKTNYYANTCPNVESIVRNVVNQKFKQTFVTVPAVLRLFFHDCFVEGCDASVIVSSTPGNTAEKDHPDNLSLAGDGFDTVIKAKAAVDSNSRCRNKVSCADILALATRDVIQLSGGPWYPVELGRLDGFTSKASNVEGKLPKPTFNLNQLNSMFASHGLTQADMIALSAAHSVGFSHCGKFSNRIYNFSPQNPIDPTLNKQYATQLQGMCPRNVDPRIAINMDPKTPRTFDNNYFKNLQQGMGLFTSDQVLYTDKRSKGTVDLWASNSKSFQNAFITAMTKLGRVGVKTGRNGNIRFDCGRMN from the exons ATGGGTCGTCTAAATCTTCTTATGTCAGTATTATTATCAATTTTTTCAGTTAGTATTGTGTTGATGCCTAACTTGGCATCTGCACAATTGAAGACCAATTATTACGCCAATACTTGTCCTAATGTTGAATCCATTGTTAGAAATGTTGTAAATCAGAAATTCAAACAAACTTTTGTTACTGTCCCTGCTGTTCTCCGTCTCTTCTTCCACGATTGCTTTGTTGAG GGATGTGATGCTTCAGTGATAGTATCATCTACACCAGGGAACACAGCTGAGAAGGATCATCCAGATAATCTTTCATTGGCAGGAGATGGATTTGATACTGTGATTAAAGCCAAAGCCGCGGTTGATTCAAACTCGCGTTGTAGAAATAAAGTTTCATGTGCTGACATTCTCGCCTTAGCCACTAGAGACGTCATTCAGCTg TCTGGAGGACCGTGGTATCCAGTGGAATTAGGAAGACTAGATGGGTTCACATCAAAAGCATCCAACGTGGAAGGAAAGCTACCAAAACCAACATtcaatctcaatcaactcaattcCATGTTTGCCTCTCATGGTTTAACTCAGGCTGACATGATCGCCCTTTCTG CGGCACATTCTGTTGGGTTTTCTCACTGTGGCAAGTTCTCCAATCGAATCTACAACTTTAGCCCTCAAAATCCAATAGACCCAACCCTTAACAAGCAATATGCAACCCAATTACAAGGGATGTGTCCAAGGAATGTTGACCCAAGGATAGCCATCAACATGGATCCCAAAACTCCCAGGACCTTTGACAATAATTACTTCAAAAATTTACAGCAAGGTATGGGCCTATTCACATCGGATCAAGTACTCTATACAGACAAGAGGTCCAAGGGAACTGTGGATCTTTGGGCCAGTAATTCCAAATCATTTCAAAATGCATTTATAACTGCAATGACAAAACTGGGCCGAGTTGGTGTGAAGACCGGCAGAAACGGAAATATTCGGTTTGACTGTGGAAGAATGAATTGA
- the LOC129873280 gene encoding scarecrow-like protein 32, translating into MMQFTESLPPQVSPFSSLILMNKNRTSTNNNQIQHARPWPGFHTSKNLGNIGDTNCMEQLLVHCANAIESNDATLAQQILWVLNNIAPPDGDSNQRLTCGFLRALIIRAAKIGTCKLLTANLNHSMETHKFSIIELASFVDLTPWHRFGFTAANGAILEAVEGYSIIHIVDFSLTHCMQIPTLIDAISTRVEGPPLVKLTVAGATEDLPPMLDLSYEELGAKLVNFARSRNVMMEFRVIPSSSSDGFSNVIEQLRVQNLIRPENGEALVINCHMMLHYIPEETTVVPNRFTSECTTNSFRTMFLKAIRNLDPTIVVLVDEDADFTSNNLVCRLRSAFNYLWIPYDTVDTFLPRGSKQRQWYEADICWKIENVIAQEGLQRLERLEPKSQWVQRMRNENFRNSGFSEEGVTEVKNMLDEHAAGWGLKRDDEDLVLTWKGHNVVFATAWVSL; encoded by the coding sequence ATGATGCAATTTACTGAGAGTTTACCACCCCAAGTTTCACCGTTTTCGAGTTTGATATTGATGAACAAGAATAGAACTAGTACTAATAATAATCAGATCCAACATGCGCGTCCGTGGCCTGGTTTTCACACATCGAAGAATTTGGGAAATATTGGAGATACTAATTGCATGGAACAATTGTTAGTCCACTGCGCCAATGCCATCGAGAGCAACGATGCGACTTTAGCACAACAAATCTTGTGGGTCCTTAATAATATTGCCCCTCCTGATGGTGACTCGAACCAACGACTCACTTGTGGATTCCTCCGAGCCCTAATTATTCGCGCAGCGAAAATAGGGACTTGCAAATTACTCACTGCCAATCTCAATCAttcaatggaaactcataaattctCCATCATTGAGCTTGCAAGTTTCGTTGACTTAACCCCGTGGCATCGATTCGGGTTTACGGCTGCTAATGGAGCTATATTAGAAGCTGTGGAAGGTTACTCTATTATTCACATTGTTGATTTTAGCTTGACTCATTGCATGCAAATTCCCACACTTATAGATGCAATTTCTACTCGAGTAGAAGGACCGCCGTTAGTCAAACTAACGGTAGCTGGTGCAACGGAAGATTTACCGCCAATGCTTGATCTTTCTTACGAGGAGTTAGGTGCTAAATTGGTAAATTTCGCAAGGTCACGAAACGTGATGATGGAATTTAGAGTAATTCCTTCAAGTTCATCGGACGGGTTTTCGAATGTAATCGAACAGCTACGTGTCCAAAATCTAATACGTCCTGAGAATGGCGAAGCGCTAGTAATAAATTGTCACATGATGCTTCATTACATACCGGAAGAAACAACAGTAGTGCCCAATCGATTTACATCGGAGTGTACTACTAATTCATTCCGTACCATGTTTCTTAAGGCCATTCGGAATTTGGACCCGACGATTGTTGTGTTAGTGGACGAAGACGCGGATTTCACGTCTAATAATCTCGTCTGCAGATTAAGGTCCGCGTTTAATTATTTATGGATACCTTATGATACTGTGGATACGTTTCTTCCACGAGGGAGCAAGCAAAGGCAGTGGTACGAAGCGGATATTTGCTGGAAAATTGAGAATGTGATAGCTCAGGAGGGTCTACAACGACTCGAAAGGCTGGAGCCGAAGAGTCAGTGGGTGCAACGTATGAGAAATGAAAATTTCAGGAACAGTGGATTTAGTGAAGAGGGAGTTACGGAAGTGAAGAACATGCTGGATGAGCATGCAGCTGGCTGGGGGCTAAAGAGGGATGACGAAGATCTTGTGCTTACATGGAAAGGACATAATGTTGTCTTTGCTACTGCTTGGGTTTCTCTTTAG